DNA from Dioscorea cayenensis subsp. rotundata cultivar TDr96_F1 chromosome 26, TDr96_F1_v2_PseudoChromosome.rev07_lg8_w22 25.fasta, whole genome shotgun sequence:
taattattatgtatttaaaaaaataatggaagtCAATAAtaccttaaaccacttccatGTATAATCAGTTGAATTTTCTAGGATGGGTTCTGGTTTTTTCAACAAGACACTATGGCAGAGTATGGTTGACTTTAAGACGGCATGAAAATGTCTGCTAACTGTCTCACCAGATCTgatgaaatcaaatttgattatcctattttttacaTGGTGTGCTAGAATGTTCAGAAACATCGCAACCATTTCTTCAACCATGACATTTTTCGTGCCTCGTAGCCCACCAGTCGTACTTAATAGTTGACATAATCGATAAAAACTACGTCGGTCCATGCGTAGTTTATCAATGCATTTTACATCACTTTCATAAATTACACGTTGGAGATAGTCAAGTTGTTTGTGTCGCCTAGTAGATGTTGAGTCAATCGCATGTTCAATGACACCATTTCTAAGAGCACGGTGCCTTATCGCACATGCCATGATTATAACATTCACTACAAAAAAGTAGCACATATACATTGCATATAGTTGAAGCTCTTCCAACTCGTCCATTTCATTGATGtccatttctaaaataaaatttaacaatgCATTAAATTGGGCAATAATAAACACTATACAAAAGCATGACTAATtcataatataagaaaaacaagaaaaaacaatgCATTGGGCATTTCTGAATATTTCAACTATGGTTATATTAAAAATCTTTATTTCTCAAAGTGGTTTGGTAtccactatttttcaattaatatcTCTTATTCTTATAGTTTTTCTACAACTTCAATCATAACaactatatattttgaaaaacgTCAAAATCATAaaccactttttttaaaaaaatttttcaaaaagaaaaaaagtttcaaatgaatacatcacctctaatttttttatttatagtttcttTTTAAGACCCACGCATCACCCAAATATTCAAcactttatctttctttttttatttacataataataaatcaattacaACACTGAAATATATGAGTTAATTCAAAGTTTCTTTTAAGACCCTGATCACCTCCTGgcataacaaacaaaaaaactaaaaattcaaaaaaagaaaagtacaacaataattaacacaccaatcaaaaaccaaaaccaactCTGAATCAATATATGAGTTAATTCAAGTCTCAATGATTCAATCGAAACAAAACTCTAACCATTTTCGGGAAACCAACTCTACCTCATATTTCCCTTAGATCGAGATCAAAAAGAAACCCAACTGCAGATATCCAGGTGTATAAATGAATGAGTGATCGAGTAGTGAGCCTTGAAAGCCTAGCTAGATTTTTGACACTTGCCAAGAAACACTCgcaaaatcaatatatatatatatatatatataaatgtatggAGAGATAAACGTATATAGTATCAACATTGGATTCACACCATCTAAAGGCATGATTAATTCACAATACCCATCCCTATCTAAAGACATGACTAATTCACAATACCCATGAGAGAAAGTAAATCCAAAGAGTTGcctaaaaaaaccaagaaacatTACCCtttgtttcaaataaaaataattcagtaAAATATGAGTTTTCAAACTTAGGTTCCAATTTAGAAGCCATTCACTAAAATTGCTTTTGATCCCTTGTAATTGAGAATCTCAGTGGATAACGTCAAATCCACTCTTCCAAATCATCAAAACAAATTCGCAAAAATGGTTAAGTGTTCATATCAAAGTAGTTAAAAACCAAATCTCCTCCGATGTCATCATCACCCGAAAGAAACCAACAAACATTAAAAGCGTCCCCAACATAATAAACAAAAGCGACATTGTTTCtcgtcatcaaaatcaagaaaatataaatgaacaaaaaaaccaagtaaaaatccaaACATGATACTCCATGATTCAAACACCCACCCGAACAACACAGATCTGACAACAATTCAAACATTCAAATGCAAATATAAAGACTATATTACACAAAAGAGGAGGGACAAACCGGACTTGATCCTCTGGTGGTGACTGTGGCGGCAGCGGCAGGTGGTGACTGTGGTGGCAGTGGTAGCGGCCGGTGGCGATAGTGGTAGTGACCGGTGGTGACAACGGCAGCAATAAGATGAAGATGATTGTAGTGGAGGTAGGGTTCAGAAGGAAGGTAAGTGGGAGAGAGGAATTGATGACATATAGCATGTCATTTTCTAACTTGTAGAGGGTAAAAAAGACATTAGTATACCCAGGCATGCTCAATCCCCCCAAAATGAGGGGGATGAGTATGAAGGGGTTGAGGGGTATACAACCCCCCCTCAATCCCTTCCCATGTCCCTAGGTGCATGCCCAAACATGGGCATGCACATGCCACAAGGATTGATCCCCAATCCTTGGGGATCAATCCTTGtaaccaaacgggcccttagaGCTTTGTtctcattgtaattttttttttgatgttatataaattcttctctttttttgagCTATAATGGAGTTTGATTCATGATTAAAAGATCATAATTGTTGATCATAACAGAAAAAGATGGATGATGTTTACATTAATGTccatggatttaatttttttaatgtaaaaaaatagattgcaaatatttttaatattttttaaaaaaataatttttttaaaatttaaatttgttaaaaatacaTTTTCGAATTTAAAAAGCAGTTAGCAACGGAATTAAATCTGTTTTTGAACTTTGTAACGGAAttaattgtgttgcaaatattaaaaagcGGATTTAATTCCATTGCAAAATGTTAGCAACGGATGTGTAATTCGTTTTTAATATTAGCAACGGATGCAATCCCTGCTACAAATATTATCAACGGATTTAATGCGATTGCAAATATTAGAAATGACTTTAATTCCGTTTCTAAATCCGTTTCTGAATTTTGAAACGGAATTAAATCCGTTGTTACAAAATTAGCAACAAGCTTTTTTTAGAAACAGGAAAAATTCCGTTGCTAACTGCTTTCTAAAAatgaattagcaacggattagaaacgaaaACCTGTTGTTTGTAAATTacaatttttcttgtagtgtattcTCGGGGACAGCTGGTTTTGAAATCATCTTCCCTTCAATGCTCAATGAAGCTAAGAACATCAGACTTGCACTTCCTTATGACCTCCCTTGTATTGAGAAGATTCACATTATGAGggagaagaaaattaaaaaggcAAGTTATTTAATccacacacacatgcacacacacatatctatatatttgtggtgTTAATTGTATGTAATGGAGCACTTGAATTGGCGGGATCCCTTTGGACGTGATGCATTCGAGTTCATACTACATTGCTATACTCCCCGGAAGCACTGCAAGACGTGGTCCAATGGGATAAGATTATGAAGTCTGCAGGTGGAAATGGGAGTTTCTTAATTCTCCTCACCCATCGCTGCAGTCTTTACATGATGATCTGGTGACACCAAGTGTTTAGAGTTCTCGACATTTATTGTCAATCATTTTTGGTGATCACGGTAATTCAaccgattaaaaaaattattcaccTATCTCAAACAAGATCTGTTAATTTATACAATCCTCGAAGCCATGATTCTCGTTCTTACCACCAGCTCCGTGCGTATATCCTATTGACATTTTTTTGATCGCATTTTGGATGGTTGATACAATTCACTGATCGGGCATTGATCGCCATTTCGGTGAAGAAATTTCGATGTTCTTGATTATGTGTACAGGGTTTGGCCACATGTACTGCTCAACCGATGGAATGGATTAGGATTAACATTTGTTTGGGATGTTGGTATTTGCAACTAATGCGGGGAACAATGGCAAACGAGGAGTGTCCTGGGGAAGAGACATTACACTCCCCGATATCGATGACACATGCATGGCCCTTCGGTTAATGAGAATGCATGGTTATCCCATTTCTCCGGtaaactttttttctttgcaaTGACACAATAATCAATCATGTCTTAATTAGTTACATCTTATGCATAAACAGATGTCCCGGAGCTCTTCAAAGATGACAATGGAAATTTCATATGCTTCCTCGGAGAGACACATCAAGGGGTTTTCGAGATATGTTTAACTTGTGTAGATTGTCTCGATTTCATTCCCCTGAGAGAGAATTTTAAGAGAGGCCAAGGCCTTTGCAGAGGACTATCTCAAATCTTGTGCACAACACAACCTAGTGGAAGATAAGTGGTCTTTAAAGAAATCCTTAAAGGAAGAGGTgaatttatatctatattactatatgtatatttatatatatactggaCCTTAACTTAATTTCCTCAATCTAATGTTTTCTACTTGTTCATTAATAATAGATTAACCATGTTATGCAAAATCCGTGGATAAAAAGCCTTCAGAGACTTGATGTAAGAGAGTACATTAAGCACTATGGTGAGAATGATGTATGGATGGGCAAGATCGTATCACCGGTAATTAGCTTAGCATGCATTCCCATGGAACTAATAAGCAGAATATATGCAAATCACGGTTACATCTCTCGACAAACTAAATAAACATGTTCTTATCGGAGTTTCCAATGTCAATAATCCCATTTTTATGGAACTTGCCAAGTTAGACTACAACATGCTCTGCAGAGTATGTACCACAAAGAgatgaatttttattctttcgGTGAGTGTTGTTCTCTTTGAGAACAACAGAGTTCTTcctatatgtgtatatatatatatatatatatatattagtgattTTACACCTTATGCATCTTGTAATACAATGTCTGTCTTAGCAGATGGTGGGAAAATTGCGACTTTGATGAATCTTTAGTGTCGTCTGTATTTCCTAAGAAGGTGTATTATGCTATCGCCGCAGCAGTTTATGAGCCAGAATCTAGGGGAGACCCAATCCTGGCATACCCAAGAGAGAACGCCAATGAGTTCTCTGCTGGGTAACTAATTAAGGATTGTGCACAACTGTAAGAATCCACTCCTCTGCCTTCTGAGCAGAGATCACCAGGTTCAGCGCATGTCTAGACTGAACAACTGGAGTAATAGCTCCAACTTCAAACCTCCAAAGCACTATAATGCCACCAGGCATCCCAAGAGTTGGAACAATTGCCCATTCCCACTTCTTGTGAAAGCTCCTACAAAACCTGGCTAGAACTCCGGAGTTTGTTAACTTTAgtttcaaccaaacaaacaaactgtGGGTTATGATTAGCAATAAACTCTTTAATCCTGTGAACAGTATCAAGCACTAAAAACACCCCTGCAATTCCAATATATCAAATTCATATTAATAGTCAGAAAAcctaaaagtaaagaaaaaaaaacctagagcAAAGGATATAGTTAGGGTTGGAAAAGATCTCTCCGTCCTTTCTTTAACCAAAATCCTCCTTTAATCGCCTCACTGCAGGCAATAGCTTCCATCTCCACGTCGCTCTGGAATTGACCCAGGGTCATATTATCATCAGAATCCAAGGTACCACTTTTCGATCCTTCTATCATCTCATCGTCATTTGGGGGTTATCGACTGGTTCTGGGTTACTAGCAGACACCACATGATCTACCAGCATTTGGTGTGAGCCTCGATCCGGGGCTTAAGAGCTTCCTTCTAAAGGCCGACAACTAGAAGGATGGTCCTTGTCCCTAGAAGAGATGACCAAAGGAACTGAACCATCCTCCAACGAGACACCAACCCTTTTGGTCACAATCAAATCACCATCTATTCGGTTCACCATATCCCTAgtgtaacaatcattaataccTACATAGTCTAGATCACGAACGGTCAGAACGGATGGCTCGGGAGGTATACAAGGCACGCAACCACCTACAACAGGTGAGAGAAGTCCATCACAGCCAATCAAATCACTGTCCATATCACCCATTTTTTCTCCTCCTTTGCTGGCCTCATCATAGTAACTGTTGGAATGCAGAGAACCGTGAGAGAAGAATCCTTCCCTGCCCCCACACCTTCCAATCCCTCCATATGTCGGAACAAGAACTACAAGAGCCTCCACTTGTCCACCATCTCGATGCAATCGGGCCACGTATCACATTTTAGCTCATCCTCGCCACGGAATCCTCGTTTCACCGAACCTCTGCCACGACCCCGGCCGTGATGATGCTATATGATCATCCACAGCCCGGAAATATAGGATGCTCTTCTTGAGCATTCACAGCCTAACCAACTCCTTTAGGTCCATCTCCTTCAACATGTTCAACCTCATCCGCAAAAATCGGCTGCTTACCCATTACTCATGCACTAGGCACTCCGTGACCTTGGTTAGCCTCGTTGCTCGATGGACTACTAGATGAAGTCGGACATTTGGCAACACCATGGCCAACAAAACCACAATTATAGCAATAACACCGGGAGCCTTTCATAGAGGATAACAACCATGACTCTTTTATCCCCATTATCGACCTAGAATCCCCTTCTCAACAGTTTAgacaaatcaatctcaacacagACTCTCACAAACTTCACCCATAAACATTCCCAGGATGAAATTATCTACCTTAAGAAGCCTTCGAAGTAAGAAGAAATATGTCCTAGCATATCCCCCTCCCACAGCTCAATAGGTTTGTGATGCGATTGCAACCAAACCATAGCCTTGCTGAGCTTCTCGAATGCTGGTTGAAAGTTCTCCCTCTAAGGAGACAGCTAAAAAATCATCCCAGCTAAGTTCCAAGGCCTTTCCCAAAGTTATTTAGATTGCATTTCCACAGATTCACATTGGATGAAGAAAAAACCATTTGGCATTTCAGCCACACTTAAGGAACCAAAGTTTCTCCACAAATAACTCAAAGCAAGCTTAACTTGCTCTAGAGGAAAAGCTTTGCCCagaaattttttgaacaaaGCTGCTTGCATATGTTCCTAAGCTCGGAGACGGAAATCTCTCTCCGTTGAGATGACTTCATGGATTGATATTTTTGAGTTTATCGAGAGATTCCTTTTGAAAGAGAGGGTTACCTCCAGAGAGTTCACGATCAGTCCTAGTTCCTACCACTCTTGCCCATGATCTCACAAGTTGGTGACTCGAATCAGGAGGTCTTGGCCGGCCCCAGCTCACCATAGTAAGAGGGGATGAGGCTAGGGGAGACTAGAGAATAGAAGCAACTACATTCCCTTTATAATAGGCACAATGCCCTTCTTTCTCAAAATTTTGTTCGGTGGACTCAAAGTGCTAAATTACTTTGGGTTAAAAAGGGTGATTTGAATACAGGTTTCTTCCATAATTTTGCCAATATCTGCAAACATAAGAATAGAATTTCTGCTATCTTAGACAGCCAGGGAAGACTTTGTCCTACTCAAAGtgatattgaaatttattttaatgatttttattctaAGTTATGGTATGTCTCTAGCTCTGACTATAACCTTCATATTCTTGAGAGCCTTTCCCCAGACCTTTCAGTGTTATCTCCTAAAGATAAGGATTAATGGttactctccgcaagtgcatggatcataacaagtaataGAGTGGTACCTCGTGAGGGGTAGAGTTGTTGAACCACAGGGACGGGGGCTCCTAGTACTGATTATTCTTCTAATTTCTAACCGATCAACAATGGATTGGGGAGAAattaaactaaaacaagataagacGGAAAGGTGGGAATGATAGGTGGATAAAAGTTGAGTTGTTGCACAGTGAGAACTATTGCCCCGGACTAATTCCCAGGTGCATTAGTGTACTGACTTATTTTCAATGACTATTAGGTACATTTTAAGGGTCTTACGTGTGCTCACAAGCAATGTCATATCTATGGCTTTCAGATACGTCGAGTTTTATAATTGTAAGTATGAGTCTCATACATGTCAAGTTTTGTAATTGCATCAAACAATTACAACTACAACAATCGACACACGTCAAGTTTTACAActacaactatgcaaatcaaacatatcaAGTTATATGACACAATATTTAACATAAGAACTCATAAAACTCTATAGCCatagaaaacaagtaaatcaaagCACACTAAGAAACATGGCTCATAAGCCCGGGGCACCGTagaacggttagcccctcataggttcatacaaatgagaaaataaaagagatacaaaacaataaaaatccaTGACTCcctctttcaatcaaaatcttctCAAATGTactccaaataaaaataaaaactgatttGTAGAGCATTAATTTTGTCCGCATTAATGGTTTGTGCCTAAGCCCATCAACTGCAAAAGCTTTAgaaaaattttgtaataaatatttatgtatttgatttgtaaaactaaatataaatatatatagaaggtTGTGCTCTAGCCACTAGGGTATGGTATATACGAAGGGTAGTCGTTTTTAAGGTACACATATCAATTTTAAGCGAACTATCAACCACACAGAAAGCCTTCAAATGCGCTAATTACAAACTTTATTAATCTCATCACGGAAAGCCTGCAAGTGCTCCTCTCTAACAAGTCTTCCAGTAATTCTAACACCACCCTCAATCTTAAGCGAACTATCAACCACACAGAAAACCATGTGGTCACTATATCTCAGCATCCCACTTTGAACAGGTGGACCCCATCCATAGTTCACATCTTTACTCCCCAACTTGTCCATATCAGTTACCACAATGGTTTCATAGTTAGAGGCACTTGCAATGATGCTCTTATCTGAATGTTCTCCATCTAaccatttccaaaatttttcaGAAATCTCCTCCTTAGCATCGAGAATCCACCCAACAATGTCAGTCACTGATGCCCGCATGATCTTGGAAGCCGGAGCTGTGACTAGTGCGCGGTAAGTGCAGTTACCATAGTAACCTTCATAGCCAGGAATCAGCTCATGCAGTAATGGTCTTGCATTAGAAGGACAAATAAGATGGAAATCTAGTGTTTCTGCATGGTCTGGATTAATAGCTCTTGTCCTGCACTGCAATAATGCAGCCACAGTAACATCAAAGTCAGAGCATGTTCTGCCGGTCTCTTTCAAGAATTCCTCCTTCATTTTGTCAAGCTGGACGTCCAACGTGGAAAATTCAAGGTGAAGGTTGGGAATGGCAGATGAAAAGGATGGTTGTGCTACTGgttttggtggtggtggtggtccgGGAATGATTTCTCTGCACCAGATTGGCTCAATCACTGGCTTTTCTAAGCCTCTTGCTATCTCTCCACTGCTCTGAAGCAGTTCATTATTCCAAAGACCATCAACCCGATCCGGATGGTTGTAGCGAGAGCTACACCATCCCGCACCAGCGAGCACTCTGTAAACCTGGATGTCATTCGTGTAAACATATGTCGTATCACCATCTGCATGGGTCGAAAGTGATGATGAGAGCGTAACCAGCTGACCTCTTTGTCTCAATAGGGTGACGCGTCCATTTCCCATACATGCTATGCTGATCATGCTAGTAGTGGCGACGTCCACTCCCAGGACCATATGTGGATGTGCATACAAGTACCGGATAGGAAGCAGGTACATTGCGTATTATTAGGTCTGAGCAAGTCAATACTGAGGTCGCTTCAAGGAGCAGTTGAGCAGTGGCTTCTGAGCTTACATTTACCCGCTTGCGCTTCAAGTGCATGCAGACATGATTCCCAGCGCAGGCGTCGCGACTGGATCATGCGATCACGAGTGCCATGGCGAGGAAGCCTGCTCGCGCAGGCAGCAGGTGAGTGGCCGGCGTGGAGTCTCGAACATGCTCCAGCGTAGTTTCTGCATCCCGCAGCGCTGTGTCGATTGGAGGAGAGAGGAAGGATGTGGGATGGTGTTGGTTCGCTGCCACTATTGTAAAAAATCATTACATACCGACACTTATCTATAGTGACTGGCCAATTGTTACTAGCTAgtatctctctctctcgatctctgtatatatatatatgtatatatatatatatatagctgctACTGCTGAATAATGAATCAATATATAGTATTACTTGTGGTTTTTATGAAGAAATTAATATGAGTTGATCAGTGATCATCTGTAGCAGTGGCCCAGTATGATGATGAGAGCTGGTAACCAGCTGGCttttgtctcaaatgcctagtGGTCACGTCCACTTCCCAACAACACCGCTTTTGTCTGAAATATGCTTTAGTGGCCACGTCCACTCCCACCATTTCCATGTGCAAAAACAAGTACTGGATAAACCACTACATTGCGGGTGTATTATTATCTATGGGAATCATCAGAGGACGCTTAAGGAAGTTGACGTCTTCTAGTTTACATTTAGCTTGAGCTTCAACAAAGTAGACACCATCCCCAGTGCAAGAGATCCTCAGGTCATCATCACCAGAATGAACAAGCCTGCCGGCAAGAGGGTAGTAGAAGGCTAGAGCTCTAGAAATGTGTCAGCGTAGAACCTGAATGATGGAAGTGTGTCGATTGATGACAAAGGAAGGATGTGGGATGGTGTTGGTTCGCTggcactacaaaaaaattgccatataccgacacttatctatagtgacggtcaaatttttataaatttataaaactgcTTTTTTACAAACAATACTTTTAGAACTCGTCGGAATAGATAAGATATCTCATCGACTGAATTTCTCTCGTTAGATATAGTATTATCAGATTCGACTTTTTATCTATAGTGATCATCAAATTTCGTAgtttatagattatttttttaccaataaTACTAGATATTTACTCGACGGATTTAGTTCATCAAGATAGCTATTATTATATTATGCCTATTACCTATAATGATCGATCAAATTCCataactatatatatctataaagtGATGATCAAATTCAGTAGTATAGACTTTTtaccaataataatttaaaaattgctatgagtagaaaaatatttatcgaCTGAATTTTTATACCAACACAACTTTTTTTGACTATcgaataaatcaaatatttacaaatgcaTATTCTTCCATTAGTATAGCTAATATCAATGCTTATCTATAATGACGGTCAAATTTTGTAGGTATAGACTATTTATACTAacgaaattttataattgttagAAGAAATTAAGCATTTAATGACACCTATTTTTCCTATTGAgtataaatatctatatatcgattattatatatagtgaCTGATCAAATcatagaactataaaatggttcatcctaataaaattttataaatatcgaATAAATTGGACATTTGCTAAtagttatgtttaaaaatatatgtagttatattaaaaaaatatttttattaaaatatatgaaaaataaacatttataaaaaaataatttttttaattattatttttactaataatattaattattataaaaagttatgtttttagacaatatatattatatttgtttttaaaaaaattgaatgtgtTACAtgtacaattatttttaataattcattaaaatttataaatctagTTATTTAACATCGAAATTTACCCTAATCTTTTACTggtttaacatattaaaaaaatgtctaAATAATTCTTCAACGGTTCACTGtatattaacaaatttatatatatataaaaaaatcatcgtTGTCTTTCTCTCAACGGCTCACCCTTCAGTCTCTTTCTCTGAACGCTTCCATCCATCACCGGAACCCTTCCATTCATCGTACCATCCATCGCAATGCTTCCATTGATCGTACCATACCGTCGGAATCAAGCGCGAACGAAGGTCTTCGGAAAACTCCGTCACGGCCGGACAATCAAAATCTAGGTATAAATCCTCATACTCCATTAGCTAGGGCATTTCTATCCGGTGAGAGTAGTG
Protein-coding regions in this window:
- the LOC120253211 gene encoding uncharacterized protein LOC120253211 translates to MDINEMDELEELQLYAMYMCYFFVVNVIIMACAIRHRALRNGVIEHAIDSTSTRRHKQLDYLQRVIYESDVKCIDKLRMDRRSFYRLCQLLSTTGGLRGTKNVMVEEMVAMFLNILAHHVKNRIIKFDFIRSGETVSRHFHAVLKSTILCHSVLLKKPEPILENSTDYTWKWFKNCLGALDGTHIRVNVPKVDRARYRSRKSEITTNVLGVCSQDMQFIYVLSGWEGSAHDGRVLRDAITKHNGLMVPNGFYYLVDAGYANCPGFLAPFRGQRKEMTEDPAENELELLHSEEDMQDDTENITVVDPTDEWTQFRVDMATNMFNSWRSN
- the LOC120253212 gene encoding myricetin 3-O-glucosyl 1,2-rhamnoside 6'-O-caffeoyltransferase AT2-like, with product HISRALAFYYPLAGRLVHSGDDDLRISCTGDGVYFVEAQAKCKLEDVNFLKRPLMIPIDNNTPAIGSEPTPSHILPLSSNRHSAAGCRNYAGACSRLHAGHSPAACASRLPRHGTRDRMIQSRRLRWESCLHALEAQADGDTTYVYTNDIQVYRVLAGAGWCSSRYNHPDRVDGLWNNELLQSSGEIARGLEKPVIEPIWCREIIPGPPPPPKPVAQPSFSSAIPNLHLEFSTLDVQLDKMKEEFLKETGRTCSDFDVTVAALLQCRTRAINPDHAETLDFHLICPSNARPLLHELIPGYEGYYGNCTYRALVTAPASKIMRASVTDIVGWILDAKEEISEKFWKWLDGEHSDKSIIASASNYETIVVTDMDKLGSKDVNYGWGPPVQSGMLRYSDHMVFCVVDSSLKIEGGVRITGRLVREEHLQAFRDEINKVCN